The stretch of DNA TGAGGAAATGGAAGCTGTGTATAAAGCCATCTATCAAAGAAGGGATATCCGTACATTTTTGCCAACGCCTGTGCCGGAAGAGAAGATCCATCGTATCCTGCATGCGGCCCATCATGCGCCTTCGGTCGGATTCATGCAGCCATGGAATTTCATTTTGATCGATGATTCGGAGGTCAAGGAGAAATTGGCTTGGGCGGCGGACAAGGAAAGACGGGCTTTGGCCATCCATTACGAAGGAGAAAAGGAGACGAAATTCCTCGGACTCAAAGTCGAAGGATTGAAAGAAGCGCCGCTCACCATCTGCGTGACGTGTGATCCGACAAGGGGC from Bacillus sp. OxB-1 encodes:
- the bluB gene encoding 5,6-dimethylbenzimidazole synthase produces the protein MFTNEEMEAVYKAIYQRRDIRTFLPTPVPEEKIHRILHAAHHAPSVGFMQPWNFILIDDSEVKEKLAWAADKERRALAIHYEGEKETKFLGLKVEGLKEAPLTICVTCDPTRGGSHVLGRNSIPETDILSTACAIQNMWLAACAEGLAMGWVSFYKKNDIRDILDIPPHIDPVALLSIGYTEEYPEKPILELANWRSRESLEHLLFGNKWGNVQKA